A stretch of Carya illinoinensis cultivar Pawnee chromosome 14, C.illinoinensisPawnee_v1, whole genome shotgun sequence DNA encodes these proteins:
- the LOC122293168 gene encoding auxin-responsive protein SAUR36, protein MRKIRGFKLGKRIVRASKWIVGKTRIRTRYHRLNPPPTPPSSKPKSNSKHMSKLVTWGQRLTNGAKKLCCNRPGSGYIPVGHEPIKEKQVAVPKGHLAVYVGQKDGDSRRVLVPVIYFNHPLFGELLREAEEEYGFQHQGGITIPCRISEFERVQTCIAAGCGGARGLTGNRSY, encoded by the coding sequence ATGAGAAAGATCAGAGGCTTCAAGCTTGGCAAACGGATAGTCCGGGCTTCTAAATGGATCGTCGGGAAAACCCGGATCCGAACCAGATACCACCGGCTCAACCCACCACCAACTCCACCATCAAGCAAACCCAAGTCAAACTCCAAACACATGTCGAAGCTCGTCACCTGGGGCCAGCGGTTGACGAACGGGGCGAAAAAACTGTGTTGTAATCGACCCGGCTCTGGTTATATACCCGTTGGGCATGAGCCCATCAAAGAGAAGCAAGTAGCGGTACCTAAGGGGCACTTGGCGGTGTACGTCGGCCAAAAAGACGGCGACTCTCGCAGGGTTCTGGTGCCCGTGATTTACTTCAACCATCCTCTGTTTGGTGAACTTCTAAGGGAAGCAGAAGAGGAATACGGATTTCAGCACCAGGGCGGGATCACCATCCCCTGCCGGATATCGGAGTTCGAGAGGGTCCAGACCTGTATAGCCGCCGGCTGCGGTGGTGCCAGGGGGCTGACGGGGAACCGCTcctattga